A window of Sphingobacterium sp. SRCM116780 contains these coding sequences:
- the rimP gene encoding ribosome assembly cofactor RimP, whose translation MQNVEKRVVELIQEKLADRDDLFIVSVKFHPNSVLEVLLDGDQGISIDDCVQVSRFVGFQLEEEEVVEKAYRLEVSSPGIDTNFVHIRQYQKNIGRNVQVKLNDGTKTEGTLVAVEDTQITIEETIKEKGKKAQQVARIIPFEQIKATKVLISFK comes from the coding sequence ATGCAAAATGTAGAGAAAAGAGTTGTTGAACTCATTCAAGAAAAGTTAGCAGATCGCGATGATTTGTTTATTGTAAGTGTCAAGTTTCATCCCAATAGTGTGTTGGAAGTTTTACTTGATGGTGATCAGGGAATTAGTATTGACGATTGTGTACAGGTGAGTCGTTTTGTTGGCTTTCAGTTGGAGGAGGAAGAGGTTGTTGAAAAAGCATATCGATTGGAAGTTTCATCTCCAGGTATTGATACTAATTTTGTACATATCAGACAGTATCAAAAAAATATAGGTCGCAATGTACAAGTGAAGTTGAATGATGGAACAAAAACTGAAGGTACGTTAGTCGCAGTGGAAGATACACAGATAACAATTGAAGAAACAATAAAAGAAAAAGGAAAAAAGGCGCAGCAAGTTGCTCGTATCATTCCTTTCGAACAAATAAAAGCAACTAAGGTGTTAATTTCATTTAAATAA
- a CDS encoding XRE family transcriptional regulator: MPNIASNLKYLRKKKGLTQQQFADLMEIKRASVGAYEEDRAEPKYELLKKIAEFYELSMDDLANEVINEKWKPISKSNASNLRVLSVTVDGQDRENIELVPVKASAGYMNGYGDPEYVATLPRFSLPMFNQGTYRAFEIKGDSMLPLPSGSIIIAEYVDNWNDIKPGQTYIVVSKEDGVVYKRIAFKYKEDKGLKLVSDNKSYDPYWVEASDIMEVWKAKAFISTELPEPSHEPSMETLTNMMAQMQKTINSVVDKS; encoded by the coding sequence ATGCCAAATATAGCTTCAAATCTTAAGTACTTAAGAAAGAAAAAAGGACTTACACAGCAGCAGTTTGCTGATCTAATGGAGATAAAACGTGCTTCAGTAGGTGCGTATGAAGAGGATCGGGCGGAACCAAAATATGAATTGCTAAAAAAAATAGCTGAATTTTATGAACTTTCGATGGATGATCTCGCTAATGAGGTTATCAATGAGAAGTGGAAACCTATATCTAAAAGTAATGCTTCAAATTTACGTGTCTTAAGTGTGACAGTGGATGGGCAAGATCGTGAAAATATAGAGTTGGTTCCTGTGAAGGCTAGTGCAGGTTATATGAATGGGTATGGGGATCCAGAATATGTGGCAACTTTACCACGATTCTCTTTGCCTATGTTTAACCAGGGAACATATCGTGCATTCGAGATTAAAGGGGATTCTATGTTGCCGCTTCCGAGTGGTTCTATTATTATTGCTGAGTATGTAGACAATTGGAATGATATAAAACCAGGTCAAACCTATATAGTTGTCTCCAAAGAAGATGGTGTGGTATATAAGCGGATTGCATTTAAGTATAAAGAAGATAAAGGTTTGAAACTAGTTTCTGATAATAAAAGTTATGATCCTTATTGGGTAGAAGCTTCTGATATTATGGAAGTGTGGAAAGCAAAAGCATTCATTAGTACAGAGTTGCCAGAACCAAGTCACGAACCGTCGATGGAAACGTTGACAAACATGATGGCTCAAATGCAAAAAACAATAAATTCAGTTGTTGATAAAAGCTAG
- the nusA gene encoding transcription termination factor NusA produces the protein MSSNINLIDSFQEFKEFKNIDRPTVISVLEEVFRSMIRRRFGTDENCDVIVNPDNGDLEIWRTRVVVEDEFSEDDDLEIELAEANKFDVDLEVGDDFIEQITLESFGRRAILAARQTLVSKILELEKDEVFKKYKDREGELVIGEVYQIWKKELLVLDEDGNELILPKTEQIPADYFKKGDSIRAVVYKVDMMNNNPKILISRTAPEFLQRLFELEVPEIFDGLITIKKIVREPGERAKVAVESYDDRIDPVGACVGMKGSRIHGIVRELRNENIDVINFTTNHSLYITRALSPARISSIKIDEENKTAAVYLKSDQVSLAIGRGGHNIKLAGKLTGYEIDVYRENDEFDEDVDIEEFSDEIESWVIDELKRVGLDSARSVLALSEEELARRTDLEEDTVKDILRILQAEFE, from the coding sequence ATGAGCAGCAATATCAATTTGATTGACTCTTTCCAGGAGTTTAAAGAGTTTAAAAACATTGACCGTCCTACGGTAATTTCTGTCTTAGAAGAAGTGTTTCGTAGTATGATCCGCAGACGTTTTGGTACAGACGAAAACTGTGACGTTATTGTAAATCCAGATAATGGAGATTTAGAGATATGGAGAACACGTGTTGTTGTTGAGGATGAATTTTCAGAAGATGATGATTTAGAAATAGAATTAGCAGAGGCTAACAAATTTGACGTCGATTTAGAAGTAGGAGATGACTTCATTGAGCAGATCACGTTAGAAAGTTTTGGTCGTCGTGCTATTTTGGCAGCACGTCAAACATTAGTTTCTAAAATTTTAGAATTAGAGAAAGACGAAGTTTTCAAGAAATATAAAGATCGTGAAGGTGAGTTGGTGATCGGTGAGGTTTACCAAATTTGGAAAAAAGAACTACTTGTTCTGGATGAAGACGGTAATGAATTAATTTTACCAAAAACGGAACAGATCCCTGCTGATTATTTCAAAAAAGGAGATAGTATTCGTGCGGTAGTCTATAAAGTAGATATGATGAATAACAATCCTAAGATTCTTATTTCTCGTACTGCTCCAGAATTCTTACAACGTTTATTCGAATTAGAAGTTCCTGAGATTTTTGATGGTTTGATTACCATTAAGAAAATTGTTCGCGAACCAGGAGAACGTGCTAAAGTGGCTGTTGAATCTTACGATGATCGAATTGATCCAGTTGGAGCTTGTGTGGGTATGAAAGGTTCTCGTATCCATGGTATCGTACGTGAATTGCGTAATGAAAATATTGATGTGATTAACTTTACAACAAATCATTCGCTATACATCACGCGTGCATTAAGCCCTGCTCGTATTAGCTCCATCAAAATTGATGAAGAAAATAAAACTGCAGCTGTTTATTTGAAATCTGATCAAGTATCATTGGCAATTGGACGTGGTGGACACAATATTAAATTGGCAGGTAAATTGACTGGTTATGAGATCGATGTATATCGTGAAAATGATGAGTTTGATGAAGATGTGGATATCGAAGAATTCAGCGATGAAATTGAAAGCTGGGTTATTGATGAATTGAAACGAGTAGGTTTAGATTCAGCACGTTCTGTATTAGCTTTATCAGAAGAAGAATTGGCCAGAAGGACTGATTTGGAAGAAGATACAGTAAAAGATATCCTGCGCATTTTACAAGCTGAATTTGAATAG